In Macaca fascicularis isolate 582-1 chromosome 15, T2T-MFA8v1.1, one genomic interval encodes:
- the ISCA1 gene encoding iron-sulfur cluster assembly 1 homolog, mitochondrial isoform X2: MSASLVRATVRAVSKRKLQPTRAALTLVGVKVGVRTRGCNGLSYTLEYTKTKGDSDEEVIQDGVRVFIEKKAQLTLLGTEMDYVEDKLSSEFVFNNPNIKGTCGCGESFNI, encoded by the exons ATGTCGGCTTCCTTAGTCCGGGCAACTGTCCGGGCTGTGAGCAAGAGGAAGCTGCAGCCCACCCGGGCAGCCCTCACTCTG GTAGGTGTAAAAGTTGGTGTCCGAACCAGGGGCTGTAACGGCCTTTCTTATACTCTAGAATATACAAAGACAAAAGGAGATTCTGATGAAGAAGTTATTCAAGATG GAGTCAGAGTATTCATCGAAAAGAAAGCACAGCTAACACTTTTAGGAACAGAAATGGACTATGTTGAAGACAAATTATCCAGTGAGTTTGTGTTCAATAACCCAAACATCAAAGGGACTTGTGGCTGTGGAGAAAGCTTTAATATTTGA
- the ISCA1 gene encoding iron-sulfur cluster assembly 1 homolog, mitochondrial isoform X1, whose product MSASLVRATVRAVSKRKLQPTRAALTLTPSAVNKIKQLLKDKPEHVGVKVGVRTRGCNGLSYTLEYTKTKGDSDEEVIQDGVRVFIEKKAQLTLLGTEMDYVEDKLSSEFVFNNPNIKGTCGCGESFNI is encoded by the exons ATGTCGGCTTCCTTAGTCCGGGCAACTGTCCGGGCTGTGAGCAAGAGGAAGCTGCAGCCCACCCGGGCAGCCCTCACTCTG acacCTTCAGCAGTAAACAAGATAAAACAACTTCTTAAAGATAAGCCTGAGCAT GTAGGTGTAAAAGTTGGTGTCCGAACCAGGGGCTGTAACGGCCTTTCTTATACTCTAGAATATACAAAGACAAAAGGAGATTCTGATGAAGAAGTTATTCAAGATG GAGTCAGAGTATTCATCGAAAAGAAAGCACAGCTAACACTTTTAGGAACAGAAATGGACTATGTTGAAGACAAATTATCCAGTGAGTTTGTGTTCAATAACCCAAACATCAAAGGGACTTGTGGCTGTGGAGAAAGCTTTAATATTTGA